CGCCGACGATGTCATTGCCGTGCAGGGTCCGGATGAAGGTCCGCAGCTCCTGGCCGGCAGCCGGGTCGTCGGTGTCGGTGCGCTTGTTGACTTCGTCCCCGTTTGAGGACCAGTCGAAGGCGTCCGCGCTGTCCTGCTTGGTCATGAAGACCTTCCGGCAGTCCTCGCCGCTGGGCTTGGTGCCGTCGGCGATCCCGGAGTTGAACGCATCGGTGGTCCAGCTGTTGCCGTCGTTCAGGTTGGTGGCGCCGTCCTTGATCCGGCAGGCAGCCCAGGCAACGATGGACTTGTCCTGGGTGACGTTGTCGGGTGTGGAAAAGGCGGTGGATTTGTAGAAGTCGCTGCCGGCAGCCGGGGCCGGGACGCCTGATCCGTTGAAGACACGGTTCATGATCATCTGCACCGAACCGGCCGAGGCGGCGGAGGTGCCGATCGGCACCTTTGCATTCTGCTCCAGCAGGTGGCACCAGGCGTGGTCGCTCATGGTGCCCTCGGCGGCACTGCCGAACTGGGCGGTGCGCCATGCCTTCAGGCCGGTGGTCTCCCAGATGGACGAGAGGATGAGCGGAACGCTGGACGCCATTGCACCGGCGCCGCCACCGTAGGTGTTGGTGTATTCCTTCTTCAGCGAGGCTGTGTAGTTGACGCACGCGAGGGGGTCGCCGGACGGTCCCGCGGCAGTGCCGGGGTCGACCGCCAGGGCCGTGGCCGGAGCTGAGGCCAGGGACGCGACGACATTGTTGACCTTGGTGACGACCCAGCCCGGTGAGCCGACGCCGGGGCGGTAGGGGCCGTTGTCGACCCTGCCGTCAGCGCCGACGGTGCCGCCGCCGGTGGAGCCTGTAGCGCCCATGGCCATGACGAAGAACAGGCCGACGATGACGGCCTTCATCATGATCGGCTTCCACATCATGTTGCCGCGGCGGTAGCCGGCGAAGAGAAGTCCGAAGACACCAATGACGACCAGGCCGGCGAGCAGGCCGTTCCTGGGGTCCTTGATGGTGTTGGCGATGGTGGCGCCGATCTGGTCGGCTGCGCCGCCTGCGGAGTCCAGGAGGCAGAAGTTGATGGCGAAGCTGGACAGTCCGGCACCGGTGGTCCACATGAAGTTGCCGGTGGCCATGCCGCCGTTCTGCAGGGCGTTGCGCTGGATCAGCTCAGCGTTGATGCCGATGGGGCCGGCGTCGATGCGGGAGTGCATGCGCGCGGTTGCATCGGCCCAGCGGGCCACCGGAAGCATGGCGGACTGGCTGGCCGATGACGATGAGGTTCCGCAGCTGCCCGAGGCGCCGGCCGGACGTGAGCTGTCGTCGCCGATCTCCCGTGCAGGCTTGTACGCGGGGACGGTTCCGGTTGCTGCAGCGCTCACTGTGGTGGCTGCAGCAGGTACGGATGCTGCCTGCGCGGGGGCCATAGCTCCGAAGAGGAGGGCGACTACGACGGCTGTCGCGGCTCCGGCCCGTGCGATCAGGGTCTTTTTCATCGGATGATTTCCTCAAAGTCTGCTGTTTCGGCTGCCACGCGTACCTGATCCCGGGGCACCGGGACGGTGATCTGGCGGATGGTGCCGTATTCCGCGGCGCCGACCTCAACAGGTTGGCCGCAGAGGAAGAACTGGTTGACGCTGGACTTTTTCCGGTCCAGCAGGCCCTGGTAGGTGCGGAGCCCGAGGCCTTCGCGGGAGCGCCGCTCGATCATGAAAAATGCTCCACCGGTCACGATCGGGAGCCACAGGAAGGCCCATACGTCGATGAGTGGGAAGAACACGGCCGACAGGATTCCGCCGGGAACAAGGGAGGCTGCGGACAGCCAGAACGTGCGCCACTTCATTTCGACTGTGCCGATGACGGTGGTGCGTTCGGATCCGGAGGTCCGTCCCGTCATGGGGGTCAATGAGTACAGCGAACCGTAGGCAGCCACGTTCTTCCTTTCAAACGGTGAGCCGGGGCCAGAAGTGGCCCCGGCTCATCACTTCACTACCGGGTGAGGTGTCTAGCTAGGCTCCGGGGAACATTGCTTTGAACAGCGAGATACCGATGTTGGCGACAGCGTCCATGACGGTCAGCAGCAGCGGCATCAGGACAGTCGGTGCGCACAGGAGTGCACCGACGAGCAGGGCGCCCCAGAGAGGCTGGTGGTTGCCTGCACCGCCCTGGCGGCGGCGGTCCCAGACCCACTTGGCGATGGCGATGACGACCAGGGCCACGCCGACGATGGAGAGCATCGTGGTGAGGCCGCCGAAGCCGCCGGAGATAGCTGCCCAGAAGGTGTTCCAGGAGCCTTTGAGGTTGACGTCGCCCATGGGGACGGCGGTAATGATCTGCGTCATTTCGAGCCTTTCTTACTCGTTCTGCCGGAGCAGTCCCACCCGGTGTGGAGACTTGTTTCGTGCTGACAATTCACATGCGTAGAACTTCGCGGGATGGCCGTTTCAGGCCGAGATGAGGCGCAGGAACCGCTGTACGCCGTGGTCGTGGCGGAGCCGGCGGCGGTTGTGTTCGGAGGTGTCCCAGCCGTAGGCGGCCACGGCCCGGACCATCGGGCTGGGGTCGTGGGACGCCCGGTCGGCCGTGCCGGCGTAACCGGTCTGGGCCGCTGCCAGACGCACCGATGTCTCCTGGGAGGGGTCAGCCAGCTGTTCCAGGACGTCGTCCGGGATGGCGGGGCTGCTGGTCAGCTCGGCGAGCACTTCGGGATCCTGGCTGCGTGCCATGTCGCGGAGCTGGTCCGGGGTGGCACCCTCCACGTCAGGGAATGAAGCCCTGCCGCCCACGGTGACGTTGCCTTCACCGTGGGTGGTCGCGGTGAATCGACCAGCACCTTTGAGCCCTTTGAGGACCCGGGGCTGCTTTTCCATCGTGTACCTCCTCTGACTTACGAGTGCTTGTTGTTGGCGAATGCGAGGGCGTTGGCCCACATGTCGTCGGCCTTGTCGGCGCCGAGGCGTTCGAGCATGGTGACGACCTTGTCCTGGTCGTCGACGCTGAGCTCACCGAACGGTGCGAACAGGGCCGCCGTAGCTTCGTTGTCGACGTTGTTCGACCAGTCGCGGCAGGCTGCCAGGACTCCGCCGTCGTGCTTGTCGATGACGCCGCGGTGCTTGGTGACCTGACGCTGCGACAGGCTTCCTGCGCGGGACAGGGGCACCTCGGCGCGCTCTGCGATGGCGTTCCAGGCCAGCCGGCGTGCCTCAGCCTTCTTGGCTGCGCCAGTGGTCTCCAGGGCGCCCATTGCCCGGTCCATGTAAGAGTCGGGAGCGATGTAGTGGCCGCTCGACTCCGGGCTGACCAGAGTCGCGCCAAGGGTGGATTCGACACCGCCGTCCTCACCGAAGGTGGCATCCAGGGACCGGTCAACGGTCCAGGGGGTGCGGAACTCCTTGGACGGCTTGTGACGGTCGTCGTGCCACTCGTCGAGAACTTCCTGGGCCAGCACGTCGTCCTCCTTCTGCGTCAGTGACCGGCCAACCTCCTCTGTCATGCGCTGCCGCTTCTTCTCGAGGATGCGGTAGGCGAGGCGGTCCTCTGCCTTGAACTTGTTGGCGGTGGCGCGGACAGTGACGTTGGCCGTGACGGAGTTGACCAGCTGGCGGAAGTTGGTGATCGGCTTGCCGGACTGGACGTGCTTGAGGACCTGCACGACGGCCTCCTGCGCGATGTCGTCCAGGCCCATGGTGTTGGACTTGTCCTTCTGGCGGTAGAAGTTCTGCCAGTACGCGGCGGAGCTGTAGGTCATGGCGACCAGGTCAGCCGGTGTCGTGAACTCAGCGAGACGGCCGCTGGCGGCTGCGCCGTCGCCGAGGACAACCGGGGACTCGCTGTGAAGTGTCTTCGCAAATTCCCCACCCGAGGGGACGCCTGCCTCGACCCTGCGCTGTGCGAAGGAGGGCCGGGCGGTGTGTGCTTTCGAGATGCTCATGCCCGTCTGTGTGCGGCTGATTTCAAAAACGCGCAGACCTGGGCAAACTTTTTTCTAACCAGTTTTGGAGGTGGCCCGATGGGCGCCGGAATCCACCTCGGGGAAGCCCGGGAATGGGGTCCGGCGGGCCCACTTCAGAGGGGGTTGGAACTACCCCTCTCCGGGTGGTCCAAAAGGGTGGTCCACAGATGGTCCTTTTGCTGGTCCACCGGGGTGGTCCATGGTGGTCCTTTTAGTGGTCCATTTCAAAACCGCTGCTGGTCCTTTTGCGTGGTCCTTCCGATGTCGTGGACCACCTCTACACTGGGCATCCAGGACGGCCCGACCGTGGTCAGAGAGCAGGAAGGACAGCTGTGAGCGCACGTATTGAGCCCGACGGCAGGACGATGATGCTTGTGTCGCTGGGACTGGTGGCGGTGCTGGCGGTGGCCAGCTTCACCCTCTCGTTCCTGGGGTTGATCCAGGCCGCGGCATGGGCTGGCATCCCCGAGCAGCTCCGCTGGCTGGTGCCCATCGTCGTGGACGCCACAATCCTCGTTTATGCCGTTGCGGCCAGTGTTCAAAGGGCTCGCGGGGAATCCACGACCCTTTCCTGGGTCGCTGTCGGCTTCTTCACGGCCGTCTCCGTCGCCGCAAACGCCGCCCACGTCCTGGCGCCAGGAGGCGTCATCGCCGAACTGAACGGGAGCGTCATCTTCGGTGCCTTCCTGGCCTCGATCATGCCGATCAGCCTCTTCTTCGCCACCGAGACGACGGTCAAGCTGGCAGTCGCTCCGGTGTACGGTTCGATCGCCCAGCGCCGGCGTCGCGCAGCGAAGAAAATGGTCCTCATCGGCGAAAAGGACCACCCGGTGGACCAGCTGTCCACTTCAAATGGACCAGTAAAAGGACCACTGGATGGACCGGGTATGGACCACCAAAAGGACCACCCCTGGACCACCTCAAAGGACCACTTGCGGACCACCCCGAAAAAGCGTGCCGAAGTGGACCCTCAGGCGATCCGGGAACTGGCCGAAAAGGACAAGCTGAGCCAGCGGGCGATAGCCTCGCGGCTGGGGGTTTCGAAGACGACGGTTGCCCGTGTTTTGGCTGAGGCGCAGGAGGCGGTCCCGGCCAGGTAGGGGTTAGTCGAAGTCGTCGTCGAGGTCGATGACGGGTTTCTTGGCGGCAGGCTTCGCTGCTGGCTCGGGCTGCGTCTCGCTGTCCGGGGCAGAGGCTGGCTCCGCTTCCGGGGACTCCGGCTCCTCGACGGGCTTCTTCGCATTGACGGCCGCGGCGATCTTTGCCGGCTTGCCGCTGCAGCCCGGGGTGACGAGGCAGCGGGTCGGTGCAGTGTCGCTGCTGAGGATGAAGGTTCCGCAGGCCGGGCAGATCACGTGAGTGGCAGCCGGTGCGATTCGCAGCAGGCCCAGCTCGGGCTGGTGGGCTGCGATCAGCTCCAGCTGGTCGTCGTCGAGGTCCAGGACCTTGAAGGCCTTCACCACGATGGGGTCGGCCTCTGACATGGCGGCGGTCAGTTCCGCCCAGGTGTTCTGCTTGCACCTTTTGAGCACGGTGATGCCGAGACTGACCGCAGCGGCCAGTCCCTGATATTCGTCTTTGACGGCAAGTGCTGCCATCAGCGCGGATCCGTGGTGATGCTCATGGCAGCTATGTGTGCGGCGAAGTCCATCCCGCTCATCAGGCAGCCAGCTCGTAGCCGCGGGCGTCCAGGATGTCCACCGCGATGTCCTCGATGATGTCGCCCAGGGACTTGAACTTCTTCTCCATCTCCAGGTCTTCCGGGGTGATGGCCTCGTAGGCGTTGGTCTGCTCGTTCAGGACTGAGGTCATCTTGGTGACGTTGTTGTCAGCGCCGGGCATCATGACGTCCAGATCCTTGCCCTTGTTCCGCAGGATCGCCCGCATGTGGGCGTCCAGGGTGTTGGTGGCGAGCAGGGTGGTCACCATGCAGACGTTCTGCTGGCCGATGCGGTTATTGCGGTCCTCGGCCTGGCTGATGTTTGCCGGCGTCCAGTCGGTCTCGATGAAGATAGTGTCAGCGCTGGCCGTCAGGGTGATCCCGAACCCTGCTGCGCCGATGGAGCAGAAGATGACACCGATCTCGCCGTTCTGCAGCTTGTCAGCCACGGCCTGGCGCTTGTGCTGGGGCACTCCCCCGTCGATGAAGCCGGCGTCGGCGATCCCGGCCTTCTCTACGGCCTCGATCAGGGCCTGCATGACCGGCTGGTGGTGCACCCACACGGTCAACGGCCGGGTGTAGACCTTCTTGCCGTTGCGGACCTCGGTGGTGGCTTCCATCCAGTCGGAGATGATCTCGATGGCGGCCGGGACCTTGGCGACGCCGGCGGCCGCGCGCAACGGCGTGATGAGGTCAACCCGGGTCCGGGCGAACGTCTTGATCGCTTCCTGGTCGATCCGGAGACCCAGGGCGTACTGCTCCTCGATCCACTCTGTGACTTTCTCGTACAGGGTGTCGTGGGCGGCCTTGAACCCGCGCGGGTCGATTTCGACGTAACGGGTGGTGCGCAGCTTGGGCGGCAGCTGCTTGAGGACGTCGGCCTTGTTGCGGCGGACCCAGCAGTGCTTGGTCAGGAC
This genomic stretch from Pseudarthrobacter sp. BIM B-2242 harbors:
- a CDS encoding DUF2637 domain-containing protein, with amino-acid sequence MSARIEPDGRTMMLVSLGLVAVLAVASFTLSFLGLIQAAAWAGIPEQLRWLVPIVVDATILVYAVAASVQRARGESTTLSWVAVGFFTAVSVAANAAHVLAPGGVIAELNGSVIFGAFLASIMPISLFFATETTVKLAVAPVYGSIAQRRRRAAKKMVLIGEKDHPVDQLSTSNGPVKGPLDGPGMDHQKDHPWTTSKDHLRTTPKKRAEVDPQAIRELAEKDKLSQRAIASRLGVSKTTVARVLAEAQEAVPAR